The Kosakonia sacchari SP1 genome includes a window with the following:
- the glyQ gene encoding glycine--tRNA ligase subunit alpha → MQKFDTRTFQGLILTLQDYWARQGCTIVQPLDMEVGAGTSHPMTSLRALGPEPMATAYVQPSRRPTDGRYGENPNRLQHYYQFQVVIKPSPDNIQELYLGSLKELGMDPTIHDIRFVEDNWENPTLGAWGLGWEVWLNGMEVTQFTYFQQVGGLECKPVTGEITYGLERLAMYIQGVDSVYDLVWSDGPLGKTTYGDVFHQNEVEQSTYNFEYADVDFLFSCFEQYEKEAQQLLALENPLPLPAYERILKAAHSFNLLDARKAISVTERQRYILRIRTLTKAVAEAYYASREALGFPMCNRNK, encoded by the coding sequence ATGCAAAAGTTTGATACCAGGACCTTTCAGGGTCTGATCCTGACCTTACAGGATTATTGGGCTCGTCAGGGCTGTACTATTGTTCAACCTCTGGACATGGAAGTGGGCGCCGGTACATCGCACCCGATGACCAGCCTGCGCGCGCTGGGGCCAGAACCGATGGCAACCGCGTATGTGCAACCTTCCCGCCGTCCGACCGATGGACGCTATGGCGAAAACCCGAACCGTTTACAGCACTATTATCAGTTCCAGGTGGTGATTAAGCCGTCTCCGGATAACATTCAGGAGCTGTACCTCGGGTCACTGAAAGAGCTGGGTATGGATCCGACCATTCACGATATTCGATTCGTGGAAGACAACTGGGAAAACCCGACGTTGGGTGCCTGGGGTCTGGGCTGGGAAGTGTGGCTGAACGGCATGGAAGTGACGCAGTTTACTTACTTCCAGCAAGTTGGCGGTCTGGAGTGTAAACCGGTTACCGGTGAAATCACCTACGGTCTGGAACGTCTGGCAATGTACATTCAGGGCGTGGACAGCGTTTACGACCTGGTCTGGAGCGATGGCCCGCTGGGTAAAACCACTTACGGCGACGTGTTCCATCAGAACGAAGTGGAGCAATCCACCTACAACTTCGAATACGCGGATGTCGACTTCCTGTTCAGCTGCTTTGAGCAGTATGAAAAAGAAGCGCAGCAGCTGCTGGCGCTGGAAAACCCGCTGCCGCTGCCTGCCTACGAGCGCATTCTGAAGGCCGCCCATAGCTTCAACCTGCTGGATGCGCGTAAAGCCATCTCCGTGACGGAACGTCAGCGCTATATTCTGCGCATCCGTACGCTGACCAAAGCAGTGGCTGAAGCGTATTACGCTTCCCGTGAAGCCCTTGGCTTCCCGATGTGTAACAGAAATAAATAA
- a CDS encoding DUF3053 domain-containing protein codes for MATGKSCSRWFASLAALLMVVSLSGCFDKEGDQRKAFIDFLQNTAMRSSERLPALTADQKKQFGPFVSDYAVIYGYSQQVNQAMDSGLRPVVDSVNAIRVPQDYMTQREPLRQANGSLGVLSQQLQNAKMQADASHAALKQADDLKPIYDQVFTKVVTNPANALQPLIPAAQVFTQQLVQVGDFIAQQDTQVSFVANGIQFPTSQQASQYNALIAPLAAQHQAFNQAWTATVAATQQ; via the coding sequence ATGGCGACAGGAAAGTCCTGCTCTCGCTGGTTCGCGTCTCTTGCGGCGTTATTAATGGTAGTAAGCCTGAGTGGGTGTTTTGACAAAGAGGGCGATCAGCGCAAGGCGTTTATCGATTTCCTGCAAAATACGGCCATGCGCAGCAGCGAACGACTGCCTGCGCTGACGGCGGATCAGAAAAAACAGTTTGGCCCGTTTGTCTCTGATTATGCCGTGATTTATGGCTATTCCCAGCAGGTTAACCAGGCGATGGACTCCGGTCTGCGTCCGGTGGTGGACAGCGTTAATGCTATCCGCGTGCCGCAGGATTATATGACGCAGCGTGAACCGCTTCGCCAGGCTAATGGTTCGCTGGGCGTGCTGAGCCAGCAACTGCAAAACGCAAAAATGCAGGCCGATGCGTCGCATGCCGCGTTAAAGCAGGCTGACGATCTGAAACCGATTTACGATCAGGTGTTTACCAAAGTGGTCACTAATCCGGCAAATGCGTTGCAACCGTTGATCCCGGCGGCGCAGGTATTTACCCAGCAACTGGTTCAGGTGGGTGATTTTATTGCTCAACAGGACACGCAGGTGAGCTTTGTTGCCAACGGCATTCAGTTCCCGACGTCGCAACAGGCCAGTCAGTATAACGCGCTGATTGCGCCGCTGGCGGCGCAGCATCAGGCGTTCAACCAGGCCTGGACGGCAACCGTCGCTGCCACACAGCAGTAA
- a CDS encoding chemotaxis protein CheC → MSELPDISEIETDSLMEIFNIGVGQAAAAMSNIVNEEVRMSVPTIRFTPRSEAAEELGAGIALFGISQHYQGAYATEAILMFPEAASFEIVRMMVGDLIPAHELGEMEREAMSEIGNIVLNACVGTLANMFQQELQGSLPVVRVGSSQQILNPNKDDNDPLVMMLRIDFALERQQIQGYLAFILDMSALRDLREQIRLYISRLETGSVPDGMH, encoded by the coding sequence ATGAGTGAATTGCCGGATATCAGCGAAATTGAAACCGACAGCCTGATGGAGATCTTCAACATTGGCGTTGGTCAGGCCGCCGCCGCGATGAGCAATATCGTCAATGAAGAAGTGCGTATGTCAGTGCCGACGATCCGCTTTACGCCGCGCTCTGAAGCCGCTGAAGAGCTGGGAGCGGGCATAGCATTATTCGGCATTAGCCAGCACTATCAGGGCGCTTATGCCACCGAAGCGATTTTGATGTTTCCGGAAGCCGCCAGTTTTGAAATTGTGCGCATGATGGTGGGTGACCTGATCCCCGCGCATGAGTTGGGCGAGATGGAACGCGAAGCGATGAGCGAAATCGGCAATATTGTGCTCAACGCCTGTGTCGGGACGCTGGCCAATATGTTCCAGCAAGAGCTGCAAGGTTCGCTGCCCGTCGTTCGCGTGGGCAGCAGCCAGCAGATCCTCAATCCAAATAAAGATGACAACGACCCGCTGGTGATGATGCTGCGCATCGATTTTGCGCTTGAGCGCCAGCAAATTCAGGGATACCTCGCCTTTATCCTTGATATGTCCGCGCTGCGCGACTTACGCGAACAGATCCGGCTTTATATCAGCCGCTTAGAAACCGGCAGTGTTCCAGATGGAATGCATTGA
- a CDS encoding response regulator, with product MMSKYILIVDDSRLSRMISRQYVLSLHKDWEIDEAGTGEEAIELASAHTPYAILLDVNMPGIGGMETASRIRQTHPGTHIILLTANVQHSIQTAAQALGLGFLPKPLKEPQLHAVLNSLEAHP from the coding sequence ATGATGTCGAAATATATCCTGATTGTCGATGACAGCCGCCTGTCACGCATGATTTCACGCCAGTATGTGCTCAGCCTGCATAAGGACTGGGAAATCGACGAAGCCGGAACGGGCGAAGAGGCGATCGAACTGGCATCGGCGCACACACCTTATGCGATTTTGCTGGATGTAAACATGCCGGGTATTGGCGGCATGGAAACCGCGTCGCGCATCCGCCAGACGCACCCTGGCACGCATATCATTCTGCTCACCGCCAACGTTCAGCACTCCATCCAAACCGCTGCGCAAGCGCTCGGTCTCGGCTTTCTGCCAAAACCGCTGAAAGAGCCGCAACTCCACGCGGTGTTGAACAGCCTGGAGGCACATCCATGA
- a CDS encoding GGDEF domain-containing protein, translated as MKDKLLFDAFSSLSLGVIIVDAHYRIALWNAWLETHTGRAACDTVGEDFFSVFPDLAYHRVGDAIRQAIGHNLSALLSQSLHRSPFPLYTEPSRPGARLSQAVTIVPLGDAERYCLIQIVDVTAAVRRESLLRDQAHELLSQSLSDGLTGVGNRRYFDLCIEREWRASKRNNKPLSLLLIDVDYFKLYNDCNGHQRGDECLQQIATAMRSALKNPADVLFRYGGEEFCTLLPETRCADAVELAEKLRTSVQLLDLPHASSPGGIVSVSIGIASLCQKSHSEYGQLIQGADNALYEAKRAGRNNVRVNATFTPFVPYPGEQNRP; from the coding sequence ATGAAAGATAAGTTGTTGTTTGACGCCTTTTCATCCTTAAGCCTCGGTGTGATCATTGTTGATGCACACTACCGTATCGCCCTGTGGAACGCGTGGTTAGAAACGCACACCGGGCGTGCGGCCTGCGATACGGTTGGCGAGGATTTTTTTAGCGTATTCCCCGACCTGGCGTATCACCGTGTCGGCGATGCGATTCGTCAGGCTATTGGCCACAATTTATCTGCCCTGCTTTCGCAATCTTTGCACCGTTCGCCCTTCCCGCTCTACACCGAACCTTCACGCCCTGGCGCGCGCCTGAGCCAGGCGGTCACCATTGTGCCGTTAGGCGATGCGGAACGTTATTGCCTGATTCAGATAGTCGATGTTACCGCCGCCGTGCGCCGCGAATCCCTACTGCGTGACCAGGCGCATGAGCTTTTATCACAATCGCTGTCAGATGGGCTGACCGGTGTGGGTAACCGCCGTTATTTCGACCTTTGTATTGAGCGTGAATGGCGCGCCAGCAAGCGCAATAACAAGCCGCTGTCGCTGCTGTTGATTGATGTTGATTACTTCAAACTTTATAACGACTGCAATGGCCACCAGCGCGGTGACGAGTGCTTGCAGCAAATCGCCACCGCGATGCGTAGCGCGCTGAAAAACCCTGCTGATGTCCTGTTCCGTTACGGCGGGGAAGAATTCTGCACCCTGTTACCGGAAACCCGCTGCGCCGATGCCGTTGAGCTTGCCGAGAAACTGCGCACCAGCGTACAGTTGCTGGATTTGCCCCACGCCAGTTCTCCAGGTGGTATCGTTAGCGTCAGTATTGGCATCGCCAGCCTCTGTCAGAAAAGCCACTCAGAGTACGGGCAGCTTATCCAGGGCGCCGATAATGCGTTGTATGAAGCCAAGCGCGCAGGCCGTAACAACGTTCGCGTCAACGCCACGTTTACGCCGTTCGTCCCTTACCCCGGTGAGCAAAACAGGCCGTAG
- a CDS encoding acyltransferase: protein MPSKIYWIDNLRGIACLMVVMIHTTTWYITNPASITTFDWNIANILNSASRVSVPLFFMISGYLFFGERSAQPRHFLRIALCLVFYSLIALLYIVLFTSINSELSLKNLLQKPVFYHLWFFFAIIVIYLVSPLIQVKALSGKMLLALVVVIGIVANPNTVSQKIGGFEWLPVNLYIGGDTFYYILYGMLGRAIGMMETQKRALSWACAALFLAAVLVISRGTLNELKWRGNFADTWYLYCGPMVFLCAIALFTLIKNTLNSRTLPGLTLISHHSLGIYGFHALIIHALRTRGVEIHASPLLDIVWIFTATLLASLALSMLVQRLDKRRFVS, encoded by the coding sequence ATGCCGTCGAAAATTTACTGGATAGATAATCTGCGAGGGATAGCCTGTTTAATGGTAGTGATGATCCATACCACCACCTGGTACATCACCAATCCTGCCAGCATTACCACTTTCGACTGGAACATCGCCAACATCCTCAATTCCGCTTCTCGCGTCAGCGTGCCGCTGTTTTTTATGATTTCCGGCTACCTCTTTTTTGGCGAACGCAGCGCACAGCCGCGCCACTTCTTGCGCATCGCGCTTTGTCTGGTTTTCTACAGCCTGATAGCCCTGCTCTATATCGTGCTGTTTACCTCAATTAACAGCGAGCTGTCGTTGAAAAATCTGCTGCAAAAACCGGTGTTCTATCACCTGTGGTTTTTCTTCGCCATTATCGTCATTTACCTGGTCTCGCCGCTGATTCAGGTGAAAGCGCTCAGCGGCAAAATGCTGCTGGCGTTAGTGGTGGTGATTGGCATTGTCGCCAACCCGAACACGGTGTCGCAGAAAATCGGCGGTTTTGAGTGGCTGCCGGTCAATCTTTATATTGGCGGGGATACGTTTTACTACATTCTGTACGGTATGCTGGGGCGCGCTATCGGCATGATGGAGACGCAAAAACGGGCATTAAGCTGGGCCTGCGCCGCCCTGTTTTTAGCCGCGGTATTGGTGATTTCACGCGGTACGCTCAATGAGCTGAAATGGCGCGGCAATTTCGCCGATACCTGGTATCTCTACTGCGGACCGATGGTCTTTCTGTGTGCCATTGCGCTGTTTACGCTCATCAAAAACACGCTGAATAGCCGCACGCTGCCGGGGCTGACGCTGATTTCTCACCACTCGCTGGGTATTTACGGTTTCCACGCGCTGATTATTCACGCCCTGCGCACGCGCGGCGTTGAAATCCACGCGTCACCGCTGCTCGATATCGTGTGGATTTTCACCGCCACGCTGCTGGCAAGCCTGGCGCTGTCGATGCTGGTACAACGCCTCGACAAACGCCGTTTCGTCAGTTAA
- a CDS encoding HTH-type transcriptional regulator, with protein sequence MEYKDPEFELLSSLEQIVFKKDVTQPVTLSKKPNFFSDFEQLRRGTGLKIDDFARAMGVSVSMVHEWESQRIKPTATEMKLMRLIHANPTLSKQLIE encoded by the coding sequence ATGGAATATAAAGATCCAGAATTTGAGCTGCTAAGCAGCCTGGAACAAATTGTTTTTAAAAAAGACGTAACGCAGCCGGTAACCCTGAGCAAAAAGCCGAATTTCTTTAGTGACTTTGAACAATTGCGACGTGGAACCGGGCTTAAAATTGATGACTTCGCTCGTGCCATGGGAGTCTCAGTATCGATGGTGCATGAATGGGAATCACAACGAATAAAACCCACTGCCACCGAGATGAAACTGATGCGTCTGATTCATGCGAACCCAACGCTCAGTAAGCAGTTAATTGAATAA
- a CDS encoding YsaB family lipoprotein: protein MMKCIAPALVLLLAGCSASADIPAQQAQKARPGPEHSLDMENACRQNAARRYNTGVQQIDVTGFEQFQGSFEMRGMTPRREAFVCTFDAEGQFLHLSMR, encoded by the coding sequence ATGATGAAGTGTATTGCCCCCGCGCTGGTGCTGCTATTAGCAGGCTGCAGCGCCTCTGCCGATATTCCAGCGCAGCAAGCGCAAAAAGCCAGACCCGGCCCCGAACATTCGCTGGATATGGAAAACGCGTGCAGACAAAACGCCGCACGGCGTTACAACACCGGCGTACAACAAATTGATGTCACCGGTTTTGAACAATTTCAGGGCAGCTTTGAAATGCGAGGCATGACGCCGCGCCGGGAAGCGTTTGTCTGCACTTTTGACGCGGAAGGCCAATTTTTACACCTTTCGATGCGCTAA
- the glyS gene encoding glycine--tRNA ligase subunit beta, producing the protein MSEKTFLVEIGTEELPPKALRSLAESFAANVTAELDAAGVTHGDVQWFAAPRRLAVKVAKLAASQPDREVEKRGPAIAQAFDAEGKPSKAAEGWARGCGITVDQAERLTTDKGEWLLYRAHVKGESVETLLPNMIANSLGKLPIPKLMRWGASDVTFVRPVHTVTLLLGDTVIPATILGIASDRVIRGHRFMGEPEFTIDNADQYPQILLERGKVIADYDARKAKIKADAEEAARKIGGNADLSDSLLEEVTSLVEWPVVLTAKFEEKFLAVPAEALVYTMKGDQKYFPVYGNDGKLLPNFIFVANIESKDPQQIISGNEKVVRPRLADAEFFFNTDRKKRLEDHLPRLQTVLFQQQLGTLRDKTDRIQALAGWIAGQIGADVNHATRAGLLSKCDLMTNMVFEFTDTQGVMGMHYARHDGEAEDVAVALNEQYQPRFAGDELPSNPIACALAIADKMDTLAGIFGIGQHPKGDKDPFALRRAALGVLRIIVEKNLALDLQTLTEEAVRLYGDKLTNAKVVDDVIDFMLGRFRAWYQDEGYSVDTIQAVLARRPTKPADFDARMKAVSHFRTLDEAAALAAANKRVSNILAKSDETLNDIVHASVLKEAAEIKLAGNLVVLRDKLQPYFAEGRYQEALIELAQLREPVDEFFENVMVNADDKDVRINRLTLLSKLRELFLQVADISLLQ; encoded by the coding sequence ATGTCTGAGAAAACTTTCCTGGTGGAAATCGGCACCGAAGAGCTGCCACCAAAAGCCCTGCGCAGCCTGGCCGAGTCCTTCGCTGCCAACGTTACCGCTGAGCTGGATGCGGCGGGTGTCACCCACGGCGACGTGCAGTGGTTTGCCGCGCCGCGCCGTCTGGCGGTAAAAGTCGCGAAACTGGCGGCTTCCCAGCCGGATCGCGAAGTGGAAAAACGCGGCCCGGCGATTGCCCAGGCATTTGATGCTGAAGGCAAACCGAGCAAAGCGGCTGAAGGCTGGGCGCGTGGTTGCGGCATCACTGTCGATCAGGCCGAGCGTCTGACCACCGACAAAGGTGAATGGCTGCTCTATCGTGCGCATGTCAAAGGCGAAAGCGTGGAAACGCTGCTGCCAAACATGATTGCTAACTCGCTTGGCAAGCTGCCGATCCCGAAACTGATGCGCTGGGGCGCGTCGGACGTGACTTTTGTCCGTCCGGTTCACACCGTCACACTGTTGCTGGGCGACACCGTGATTCCGGCAACCATTCTGGGTATTGCGTCCGATCGCGTGATTCGCGGCCACCGCTTTATGGGCGAGCCGGAGTTCACCATCGACAACGCCGATCAGTACCCGCAAATTCTGCTGGAGCGCGGCAAAGTGATTGCCGATTACGACGCGCGTAAAGCGAAAATCAAAGCGGATGCGGAAGAAGCGGCGCGTAAGATTGGCGGCAATGCCGATCTGAGCGACAGCCTGCTGGAAGAAGTGACCTCGCTGGTGGAATGGCCGGTGGTACTGACCGCGAAGTTCGAAGAGAAATTCCTCGCCGTTCCGGCGGAAGCGCTGGTTTACACCATGAAAGGTGACCAGAAGTACTTCCCGGTGTATGGCAATGACGGCAAATTGCTGCCGAACTTTATCTTCGTCGCTAACATCGAATCGAAAGATCCGCAGCAGATTATCTCCGGTAACGAAAAAGTGGTGCGTCCGCGTCTGGCGGATGCCGAGTTCTTCTTTAATACCGACCGTAAAAAACGCCTCGAAGATCATCTGCCGCGTCTGCAAACCGTGCTGTTCCAGCAACAACTGGGTACGCTGCGCGACAAGACCGATCGTATTCAGGCGCTGGCGGGCTGGATTGCCGGGCAGATTGGCGCGGATGTAAATCACGCCACGCGCGCGGGCCTGCTCTCCAAATGCGACCTGATGACCAACATGGTGTTTGAATTCACTGACACCCAGGGCGTGATGGGCATGCACTATGCGCGTCACGACGGCGAAGCAGAAGACGTTGCGGTGGCGCTGAACGAGCAGTATCAGCCGCGTTTTGCCGGTGATGAACTGCCGTCGAACCCAATTGCTTGCGCACTGGCGATTGCCGATAAGATGGACACCCTCGCGGGGATCTTCGGTATCGGCCAGCATCCGAAAGGCGATAAAGACCCGTTCGCACTGCGCCGCGCGGCGCTGGGCGTGCTGCGTATTATCGTTGAGAAGAACCTGGCGCTGGATCTGCAAACCCTGACCGAAGAAGCGGTGCGTCTGTACGGCGACAAACTGACCAACGCGAAAGTGGTCGATGATGTGATCGACTTTATGCTGGGTCGTTTCCGCGCCTGGTATCAGGACGAAGGCTACAGCGTGGATACCATTCAGGCGGTGCTGGCGCGTCGTCCGACCAAACCGGCAGACTTTGATGCGCGTATGAAGGCGGTTTCGCACTTCCGTACGCTCGACGAAGCGGCGGCGCTGGCGGCAGCGAACAAGCGCGTTTCCAATATCCTGGCAAAATCCGACGAGACGCTGAACGATATCGTCCACGCCTCGGTGCTGAAAGAAGCGGCGGAAATCAAGCTGGCGGGTAACCTGGTGGTGCTGCGCGATAAACTGCAGCCGTACTTCGCCGAAGGCCGTTATCAGGAAGCGTTGATCGAGCTGGCGCAGTTGCGCGAGCCGGTGGATGAGTTCTTTGAGAACGTGATGGTGAATGCCGACGACAAAGACGTGCGTATCAACCGCCTGACATTGCTGTCTAAATTGCGTGAACTGTTCCTGCAGGTTGCGGATATCTCTCTGCTGCAGTAA
- the ghrB gene encoding glyoxylate/hydroxypyruvate reductase GhrB: MKPSIILYKALPDDLLQRLETHFTVTRVANLKPETVAQHAGAFASAQGLLGSSEKVDSELLEKMPQLRATSTISVGYDNFDVDALNARKILLMHTPTVLTETVADTMMALVLSSARRVVEVAERVKAGEWTSGIGADWFGIDVHHKTLGIIGMGRIGLALAQRAHFGFGMPILYNARRHHTEAEERFQARYCDLDTLLKESDFVCLVLPLTDETHHLIGKAQFEMMKKSAIFINAGRGPVVDEAALIEALKNGEIHAAGLDVFEQEPLPVDSPLLSLPNVVALPHIGSATHETRYNMAECAVDNLIDALNGKVEKNCVNPQVAN; encoded by the coding sequence ATGAAGCCATCCATCATCCTGTACAAAGCCTTGCCCGATGATTTGCTGCAACGTCTGGAAACGCATTTCACCGTGACTCGCGTGGCGAACCTGAAACCGGAAACGGTGGCGCAACACGCTGGAGCCTTTGCCAGCGCGCAAGGGTTGCTGGGTTCCAGCGAAAAAGTGGACAGCGAACTGCTGGAGAAAATGCCGCAGCTACGCGCCACGTCGACTATCTCGGTAGGCTATGACAACTTTGATGTGGATGCGCTGAACGCGCGTAAAATCCTGCTGATGCACACCCCGACCGTGCTGACGGAAACGGTCGCCGATACCATGATGGCACTGGTACTGAGCAGCGCGCGCCGGGTGGTGGAAGTGGCTGAGCGGGTGAAAGCGGGCGAATGGACATCCGGCATTGGCGCTGACTGGTTTGGTATTGATGTGCACCATAAAACGCTGGGTATTATCGGCATGGGGCGCATCGGCCTTGCGCTGGCCCAGCGCGCGCACTTCGGTTTCGGCATGCCGATTCTTTACAACGCGCGTCGCCACCACACCGAGGCGGAAGAACGCTTTCAGGCTCGCTATTGCGATTTAGACACGCTGCTGAAAGAGTCCGATTTCGTCTGCCTGGTGCTACCGCTGACGGACGAGACGCATCACCTGATCGGCAAGGCACAGTTTGAGATGATGAAAAAATCGGCCATCTTTATCAACGCCGGGCGCGGCCCGGTGGTTGATGAAGCGGCGCTGATCGAGGCGCTGAAAAACGGCGAGATCCACGCCGCCGGGCTGGATGTCTTTGAACAAGAACCGCTGCCGGTTGATTCGCCATTGCTGTCTCTGCCCAATGTTGTGGCGCTGCCGCACATCGGTTCTGCAACACATGAAACACGCTACAACATGGCGGAGTGCGCGGTAGATAACCTGATCGACGCGCTGAACGGCAAGGTTGAGAAAAACTGCGTCAACCCGCAAGTAGCGAACTAA
- a CDS encoding ABC-F family ATP-binding cassette domain-containing protein, whose amino-acid sequence MAHCAQIPAFILHQLTCQFATGDTLFGPLTLSLEPSLCGLVGRNGVGKTQLLRLLAGLAIPASGHIERFGTHTYVAQQHAVSAHTTLAELLGYTGVFAARERVEQAAYQPDDLDKLEGYWDLPERLAAAFSDARLPTFDPYRPAMSLSGGERVRALLCSAFIASTDYLLLDEPTNHLDRQGREWFYAQLAQRNGGALVASHDRELLALMPRILELTPSGLRSYGGNYDDYQRQRDAEQQAARAMLEHAANERRRTRSRMQKEHDASQRRSAQTLRTVDSLNIASFERVKYKNAAKERPDSWRKQHRDQNEALNTAVNQARERVEEEMPVLFTLPGSHLPDGKQVLVMENLLLPHVALPPLNWRMDGPMRVAVRGPNGCGKSTLLKVILGELAPRAGLYQRAVTCAYLDQHLSQLDLSLSVLAHLNAGDTPMEEGVLRTRLAQLQLGADKVVLPLAALSGGERLKAALACVLWRRDATQLLLLDEPTNHLDLASTQAIEAALATFPGAMLVVSHDASFLQGLTLTHSLVWREEGWYCEAE is encoded by the coding sequence ATGGCTCATTGCGCCCAGATCCCCGCTTTTATTTTGCATCAGCTCACCTGTCAGTTTGCGACGGGCGATACGCTTTTTGGCCCGCTTACCCTCTCCCTTGAACCGTCGCTGTGCGGTCTGGTGGGGCGCAATGGCGTGGGCAAAACGCAATTACTCCGTCTGCTTGCCGGGTTAGCCATACCTGCCAGCGGACATATCGAACGCTTCGGCACGCATACGTATGTTGCACAGCAGCACGCGGTTTCTGCGCATACCACGCTTGCGGAACTGCTGGGTTACACAGGTGTTTTCGCGGCCCGCGAGCGTGTCGAACAGGCCGCTTACCAGCCCGACGATCTCGACAAACTTGAAGGCTACTGGGATCTGCCGGAACGCCTGGCAGCGGCTTTTTCTGACGCCAGACTTCCCACTTTCGACCCGTACAGACCGGCCATGAGCCTGAGTGGCGGCGAGCGCGTGCGGGCACTGTTATGCAGTGCGTTTATCGCCAGTACGGATTATTTGCTGCTGGATGAACCGACCAACCACCTCGACAGGCAGGGGCGCGAGTGGTTTTACGCACAGCTGGCGCAGCGAAACGGCGGTGCGTTGGTGGCGAGTCACGATCGCGAGCTACTGGCGCTGATGCCGCGCATTCTTGAACTCACGCCCAGTGGGTTGCGCAGTTATGGCGGCAATTATGACGACTACCAGCGCCAGCGCGATGCAGAACAGCAAGCCGCGCGGGCAATGCTTGAACACGCCGCCAACGAGCGTCGTCGTACCCGCAGCAGGATGCAAAAAGAGCATGATGCCAGCCAGCGGCGCTCGGCGCAGACGCTGCGAACCGTCGATTCGTTAAATATCGCCTCGTTTGAACGCGTGAAATACAAAAACGCGGCGAAAGAGCGGCCCGATAGCTGGCGCAAGCAGCACCGCGACCAGAATGAGGCGCTTAATACCGCCGTTAACCAGGCGCGTGAACGGGTGGAAGAGGAGATGCCGGTGCTGTTTACGCTGCCCGGCAGCCACCTTCCCGACGGTAAGCAGGTGCTGGTGATGGAAAATCTGCTGCTGCCGCACGTGGCGCTTCCTCCGCTTAACTGGCGTATGGATGGCCCAATGCGCGTAGCGGTGCGCGGGCCGAATGGTTGCGGTAAATCGACGCTACTGAAAGTGATCCTCGGCGAGCTGGCTCCCCGCGCCGGTCTGTATCAGCGCGCGGTTACCTGCGCGTACCTTGATCAGCACTTATCGCAGCTCGATCTCTCGCTGTCGGTGCTGGCGCATCTCAATGCTGGCGATACGCCGATGGAGGAGGGGGTGCTGCGCACCCGGCTGGCGCAACTGCAACTGGGGGCAGATAAAGTAGTGTTACCGCTGGCGGCGCTGAGCGGCGGGGAGCGTTTAAAAGCGGCGCTGGCGTGCGTACTGTGGCGGCGCGATGCCACGCAGTTGCTGCTGCTGGATGAGCCGACGAACCACCTCGATCTGGCGTCAACGCAGGCGATTGAAGCGGCGCTGGCGACATTTCCTGGCGCGATGCTGGTCGTGTCTCACGATGCGTCATTTCTTCAGGGATTAACGCTTACGCACAGTCTGGTATGGCGGGAAGAGGGCTGGTACTGCGAAGCGGAGTAA